The sequence TACCAACCAACCGTTAGCGTATACCTTTCTGACCAACAATGTGAACTAGTTATCggtgttggtttttttggacTAAATGGACTAAggtctttttttaaaatctaatctaaaatggcaatttttctTCAGTACTCATCTGCACCTACATCTCAGTAGGCCTAATATATGGTCCCAAAATTCGGCACATTATAAAAGTCCCACCAAGTGCCGATGAAATACAATTGAATGGAAACGTAGGACCCGGTGTAATGTCAAAAGTGGATCAAAAAAGATATGATATGCTAAAGAAGGAGAACGAAACGTTGCAAATACAAATTGAAGAGGTAATCTCTCTGCTTTTGAAttacatatattttattttttattttcagaaagagcGAAAAATCCACGAATGCAAAGAACGTCTCGAAGAGTTGACAAAAAACTCGGAGACTGAAGATATGAATGCTCAATTACTTTGCGAAAATGATAAACAAATCGCCGGTACATATATTCCGTTTtcctgccaaatttttttttgttaatgatTCAGATGAGAACTTAACGTATTCAACAGCCACTACTCTAACAACAACTATTCCATTAATAGATTTGCAAAATGGAAATCATCCGGGTTAGTTTTTcgtttaaagattttttttagaaaaaagtggaattttcaggtcaaatttatgaaaatgacAACGATGACGACGGCTCATCAACGTCATCCGATGAAATACTTTTATGAACATATAATGTCCACTgtataatatttgaaattttgaattgtgtGTAAAATTGTGATCTGATGACGATAGTGTCATTACTGATGGTGGAGTAGCTCCGGTGAGCAAATCGCTTCGaaaaaacatgcctatggaaCCACAATGACAAAATATCATAGTTAAACTcagaagaaaagaaattttgaaaaaattttattccgagccaaaaagtggcaaatactgatattttttccgtttttttcaaaaattttcaaaaaattttatgaaatttttccataatttttttaaaaatttttaaactatgaTCTTTGGTCATTTTGGTGCCAAAGATATGTTTTAAACCAATTTCCCCACGGCCGCTACCTCCACCTTAAAGTCGCCTTCCCATCCAGCATTCTTTCGCCTTACCCCCTTTAGAGGATCTCACTTTTGTCTTGTCGATGcgttttttttgtctcttcTACTTCTATGAATGAATCAGACACTtacttttcctttttattcttgatttttgatcaCCAGTTAAATCAGATCATTAAGAATTGCGGACGAAAAAGGTGTGGCTGCAGATTAATCGTTTTTGGAATCGAATCGTTTTGGGGCTAATGTTACTTTAATTTTGCGGtatttgttgttttgtttgtCAATAACCTTGTACGAAATTTATTgtgaaccaaaaaacaaacaatttttgttctcgtatttgataattttcgatGCGGCATTTCAGATGTGGAATGATGTGAGaataacacttttttaaagtttgcgagttaaaaaaaactaaaactaccCCGAAATGTCCTACTTTCTTGAAAAGAACTCTCgtaaaaatgtccaaaaatgttttatggcaaaatttcgaaaaaaaagagccaaaattcgctgaaattgaaatttcgccAACGTTTTTCGATGTACAGTAGTGCGAGtgcaaaaattgctttaaaatatgCCTATGACATGGTCAAATAacaaagtaaaaaattcacataaattattttaat comes from Caenorhabditis elegans chromosome X and encodes:
- the gbb-1 gene encoding Gamma-aminobutyric acid type B receptor subunit 1 (Confirmed by transcript evidence), translated to MGFKCLLLVFGTFLSYETRNLKLRFINDSRFVGLAIYNVAVMTLVTAPVVTLLIHGKVDANFAFISLTVLICTYISVGLIYGPKIRHIIKVPPSADEIQLNGNVGPGVMSKVDQKRYDMLKKENETLQIQIEEKERKIHECKERLEELTKNSETEDMNAQLLCENDKQIADENLTYSTATTLTTTIPLIDLQNGNHPGQIYENDNDDDGSSTSSDEILL